GTACAATGAACATATGACCTCCCTCGTCCGGGTAAAAATAGAACATGTGTTAGTGTTTcccaggtcgcaaactgtattcctctgccaaccaactcctctggtgtgttttcagtctatttagccaatttttactatttttctagCGAAATAGGGAGCCTGATAAAGGCTAATCCGTTATGGCTACAATCAGACTAATTGTAGCTGCATATTAACCTTCTAGTTCTACTACTAAAGAACACAATAATGATACATTTCTCATATTTCAGTCAAAAACTGCACCCTTTTCCCTTCCATGTCAATACTTGACTTCTCACAGGCAGTAATAACTAGTACTGTGACTACTCTACAGAGCTGTCTGTTGAATGATGAAACACTGAATGAAAGGATAAGAAATTGCATTGCTCCAGTCAAAACTACATCAGTTACTGTCACTTGACTTCTTTGACAGGTGTGCAAATGTATGTCATGCAAGTCAATATAACTGCTGTCATTGGATAAAAACAGTGTAAAGCATATCTGCATGAATTACTGCAGCTAAAGGTCTGACTTACGGAGAGTTTCCCAACAGCACGATTCATCTTCTCGTATCCGAGGTGATACATGAAGGGAACCACGGCGGCCTGGGCGTTTTTGCGGACATCTGCATTGCGGTCCTCCAGGGAAGCGTACAGCATGGGCAGGCAGTTGATCAGGTCGGGCGGACAGGTCTTCACTGTCATCAGTTTCacagccaaccaaccaaacaactgCAAGGAGAAAGACAGAGTGCGTTATAGTATACAAAGTAAATGGACCTGATActgttataaaaaaaactataacaacaacaaaacacattgtAGTCATGTAGAATGCCAAAGGGGGTACTAGTATCTCACTGAAATTGCGGTACGTTGGAGGCATTGCTGAATTCTAAATTGATTTTGCAAAAcatacaagtatgactaaaaagacaacaaacaccCATAATGtaaaagataatttttttatacataaaaTTTGATGAGCACTCTGTCAAATTGCCCAGCCACAGTAATTCTACTAACTTTCCGCATTTTCAATGAGATAGCCCCTTTACAAAAGAACTTCTTTTTGCTTAGTAGCTGGATATTGCCTTCGTAAAACAATATCTCTAGTGGTTTGTATATCAAATttggttagaaaaaaaagctaTTTGACAAACTGTGCATAGTCCACCAGAGGCATCATTTGCAAGTGGAACCTTTTTCCTTTTACATTTGCTGTAGCAGATTATCTCACCTCAATCTTGAGCATGGGTGAGGTGGAGCGTAGGGCGTCCGACATCATCTCGTTCTCCATGAAGGGTGTGATGCCTGTCTGCTCTACAACAGCATTCAGGGCTGCCAGTCCTGCCTGGCGCACATGTTCCTGTGGACACGCCATGTAAAAACAAGCCGTCAGTGGTCTAAGTCTCAGATGAGTTGGAAAATCAGACCCGGGTCCAAGTGAAAATCATCAACAAATACTTGtaataatatgataataataaagtGACGTAGAAAGTAGTCTAAACGTAAAGAAGAGTACTTGAAAATCTGAAGGTAGGAACACTGGTGAGATACCTTGCTATCTCCCAACGTCTGTAGGATACCAGGGCCAATGACACAGACATGCTGCCGAATGTTTGGTCCCATCGCCGTGGCAATAGTGGTGCAGATAGTCAAGGTGTTTATGACCTGTACAATACAGTAAGGAGGATAAATTTCTAAACATGAAGACATGTATACTCAAAAAATACAATTGAAATGTGTTGAAAGACCTGTAATTAACAAAAttagcattaagaaatagtctggGAAGGTCTCAACTATTCTACGATTGATTTTCACTTTCaagagttacattttgtatatccaAAACCTGCAGTTTGAATACAAGTTGCTAGGAGGCAGTGCTGCTCACCAGTATTTTGTTGGAATCTCCAAGCCTGGCCTTCAGTGCACTAGGCAGGTCTCCAAGGCTAGGGGTGATGAACTTGGCCTCCTCCAGGATTCCAGATACCTAATGCAGATATGTGAGTAACATTGAATATCTACTGCATTTTGCAGAACTGTATGCTACACAGGGTCCACAGCATACAATGCTCAAATGTACTAGGGTTGAAGCTTGTTTCCTGGCCACCAACTACATATCACTCCTGATAATCACGGCATGAGaacctttcttctttctttttttttttaacaagttttcaGCAAAATCTAGTGTGGCATTTCTGAGCGACCCCTTCCACTGGGATGAAACcttcacatgtacatacaagcTTCAAGAATCTCGTAGCCTCACCTTTTCCAGAGCTTCTTTTCTAACCTTCCAGTTCTTATCTCCAAGCTCATTCATGAGTTCAGGTCTCATCCTCTCACTATATAGAACGAGAAAAGAAGTCAGTTTTTAAGAAACACATTCTCCATTCAGAGCCTTTATGACATCACAGCCAATGTCTCATCCCCTTCTGCAAGAAACACATGCAACTTGTGGAGGACTAAGAACACTGCCACTGTTTACAGGGTTGGATAGGCTGAAAGGGAAAGGGGTCACCAGTGTATCTATAAAGGGTAACCTGGATGCAGGCCTTTTTAGCTTCAATATGCATTCTTAGACCCTTCATGGAAAGGGACTAGAGAAAGCAAACTACAGCCAAAAAggctggcacccaggctatatAAAGGGTGGgttatgtacagtacagtacaggacATTATATACAAGTGATGAAGTGGTAACTAAGATCACAAAGTCACAGGAGAACATGGATATTTGAACGCAGATGGTACTGAAAATAAGGTACCCCCTTCTCTCTACTTTCTATCTGGACTTAGGAACAGCTCTTCAAATTTCAATGGTAAGAACTGTGAGGAGAGAAGCAGAagttgttttatttctattctcTACCTGAACATACAACTTTCATGATAAAAGCCCTTTTTCCCCACATCTGGAAACTACAATGCTTCCAAATTTCCTTTTAACAGAAGTTGCTTACACAACTTACTTCAAACTTGAGACACAGCTAgggatacaaatgtatgtgcagTACTTCTAGTTGATGTGGGTTAAACTGATGGGCCACATACTGATAGTATGATACAACCACATATGCTAACGCCAACTAGGTGATCTTAGTACGGGAGAGTGATGACAACATGTATGGGACAGCATCACTCGGATTCTAAAGCTACATGAGGAAAGAAGATGGGTGACTGGTGACATGGGGAGAGAAGAGAATGCACACCACACGTGCACAGGTTTGACATGATACCAACTTACACGAAGGAGCCCGAGCGCGCCATACGCAAGCTACGTGGAGAGGCAACATTAGTATTAGTCCTCACACACAAACGACTGGTGGAGGTGGCAGGGAACAGTAGGGGGGAGTATCTGAATGGACAGCTCCACAATCATTGTTCCCAGTAGATCTGGGCATGACATGGTAAGGGTACAAGGATGAGAACACATTGTGCTTTGATGGAACTTGCTTAATTTCAGCAAGGAAAAATGGACCAGATTGTCGTACAAAAGAACATGGACATACTGTTTCTGTGTTTCATGGTCAATGTCCAAATCATCAGCAGAGTACTGAGGATTTAGGAGACACAATGTATTCCTGGAGCAGATTCTGATTGCTACAAGTTGGAAAGCACCAGTCGTCTATGGTGTATCACATGAAGCTGATTGCAAGTTACAGCGAGTCACTGCAGCAACATTGATATAGCATTGTCATTGATATATAAaggaaaatgaatgaaaagcGTGTTATATCATTACTGGTATTGTCAACCTACAGCACCCAGGTGTAGTTAGTTACATGCAGTGCTTATCTAATTGCAACAACTTCCAGTTGCATTAGAAGCCCTGCTAAAGACATAGCAATGCATGAATTTGTGCAATATACGTATAGACGCAATCATCAAGCACTGCATAAAGTGTTACAAAGTTTCAACGGTGCACGTTCCCATTTTCAGATGCAGCTTCTGCACCTAAATATAGATATTGCATAAGCAGCCTGTTACAAGTGGAACAAGAATCAACCATCGATCTCAATCTTACAAGCCACTGTAAATGTGAACACCAATATGAAAATGAGTCCAAGCATCACAACATTCAGAGATTTGGCATACCAAGGACAATGCAATGTGTACACAATAAGGGGACACTGTAGCAAGAACAAGCAGAGAAGTTATGTTGTGTAACCATGAGACATGTCCAGCCCACCTCACATCTGTCCTGGGTACCAGGTCCTCTATGTTGATGGCAGCAGCCtgatcctcctcctcctccccctctTCATCCCCGCCTTCCTCCCCCTCTGACTTCTTCCGCAACCCCCTGGTGGGGGCGGGGGGCTTCTCTCCTGACATCTAAGGGGGGTAAAAGACAGACTTGTTGTTCACCATGTTGCGAGTTAATTTTCtactgcttttgaaaacaaaggCAGCGAGGAGAAAGTTGAATACCAAACATTTGCAAACCAAACACCTCGAGCTCTGCATACAATGCATACATCTGCTTAGATGAAGGCCCACCTTTTCAATCTCAGCATCGATCTGCTGTAGAAGAGCGGGTTTCTCGTCCTCAAAAAAGATGCGGAGCTGTGCACCCATGTACATGGACAGCACTCCGATCAGGTTGATGCCTGCTGTGCGAATGGCCTGCACAAATGGAGCATATTTGTAGTTGAAGACAAAACATACACTTTTTCCTATCTAACATGTGTAATGTGGTCTATCTAGAGTAATGTGGTCTATCTAGACCtcaacaaaatgttacaaaatgctGGCTGATAATGAATTGgttttgtattctatataatATAGTGGGTGATATGTGGGACTGAaacttggaaaaaaaacattatctatTCATCAATCTATCAAAAAGACTATACCTATTTATGtccttaaaaaaagaaacagcacTTCTCATAACATTTCAAGAAAACTTACAGGATTGGTTGCAGCTAGGGCTGTCTTCAGATGTTGGATAAATGGCTTTACAGAAACCctgcaacaaagaaaaatacatttacatactACAACATTCTTCACATAAGTTTGCTGACACAATTACATGACTTTAACATCTTATACATAAATATGATTCATGACTTTAGCAAcaagaaaaattacattgtgtGTCTGATTCAAACAATGGCCATGTGTGTCTGATTCAAACAATAGCCATGTGTACATTTCCACGCTTACTTCAAACCAAAGTCCTTGATAGCCTGGTTCAGCCAGTTGAGGGTCTCAGCCTGGTTCTTTGGGTTCTTCTGCTTGAAAACCATCTCTACTCCCTGTATGGTGAGAAATACAATTGTCATTTTAACATGAAGAAACAGTGTGCAAACATTATGAATAACTTCTTACTAATGTTTGACTATGTACTTAGTATAGTAACAAAGTCACTTATAAAAAATCAAGACTAGTTCATTCGTAATACATTTTTGCcttgttttcaattattttttccATTCAGAATGGTTTTCCATGATCATCAAATTTGTTTCCATTTCATGGCATTTGACATAACAAAACTATTCAGTTATACtatactataaactctactgaCTAAACAGTTGTGTAACTGCACACTCCTTACCCCTTGGCTGACATAGTCCAGCGCCGTGGCCTCGGCGAGCGCTGTCAGCGCCTCCTTGGCGACCGTCCCGGCCTTGATGTCTCCCACCTTCTCCACCAGCCCCGTCAGACACACCTTGGCCACGCCGTGAGAAATCTTCCCGTTCTCCACAACATACTTCACCAGCTGGAACTTGGCAATCAGTACCTGAGGAGGAGAGTTTGTTCATGACTTTTAAAACAAGACAAATGATACATATAACAACATGCAAGGTTTAAACAACATTTTAGCTTATACAATTTTTGTTCATCCTTATGGATTCTTTAAAGCCTAACAATGAAACTACAATGTATCTACAATCTCTTACCTGGAAGTTGCTCTCCTTCCATCCCTTCTTGGCAATGGTTTTGATGATGACTTGGCAGGGGAGGGTCTTTGGCTCCATGGTCTTTACAGCCTGTGAGAACACAAGTGCATGCACTTCTATCAAACATCAATAGGTGGAGCTTTTTATGCTTTAACATACACTTCAATGCcaggcccaaatcacagcactTTTGTGTAAACAAGAAATGCACCCAGGAATAGAAATTTTGCATTATTTCTGAATACTTCTTTGGTGTTAATAAATATAAGGAGtcttttgttactttttttgtTACACCCAATACTTACATTAGCTATATGTTGAATTAATCACTAATGTTTCAAATGTCCATCCTATCCAGAAATCCAGACCCTCTCACCTGTGCAAAGTCTTCCATCCCTGCCAGCCGCTCCTTCCAGTTGGCACTCTCCAGCTGTTTGAGAGTCTCTGCAGAGAATAGCTCACCTGCTTTCTCTGCAACCTCCTCGTCCTGGGAAAAATTACAGATCAGTAATTATTGTGCTGTATGCATATTTGGCTAATCAAAAATCTTGTACAGGGTTGTGTTGTGTGGTTAACACTCATGATGGTGGCATAGTTTGAATCTCCAAACCATCTATTTGACTCAAATTTTACTGGGTGTGCTGTCTTGTACTGGCTAAACATACAACTATTTGGTCTCAAGTTGtttccttgttttattttcaatagcagtgtaattttcaacacaatgttaatatacattttcataaaCACCTAAAATGAAATCTAGAATTGCACTTACAGACAAGGCAGTCTCCTGGAACTCAGGTTTGTCTGAAACAGAAGACGTCGCTCCTTTCTTCCCCTTGCCCTTGCCAGCTCCACCCTTGGATTTGGCAGGAGCCGTGGAAGGCCTCTGGGAGGCTGCAGCCTGGGGGAATAAGGTGAATAGCAAAATCTTTAGAAATTTTCACCAATTTTAACTGTATATGAGGTCTGATAAATAATAACAATAGATTTCTTGACAAAAGAAATCACAGCAATGCCAGACATCATCTTAAAAAATCACATAATCATCATTTAGCTGGCAAACACAAAAATCATCATGACAACTGCTGTACCTTCGGCGGCCCACCAGGTGCCCCCTTCCTCCAGGCACTTGGGGGTCCTCCAGACTTCTTGGGGGCTTCTTTAGCTGCGGCAGGCTCCTTAGGTTTTGGCTTCTTCCCTCCTCCTATAATCTCTGCCTTTTCACTGTAGTCTTTGATCTTCATGGGGCAAGAAAACATGTTTAAGAAACTGCTTAGCATAAGTTTATCCGCAAAGCTTTTTGAACAACTCAATTACTTAAAATGCTGGACAGTACCAGAAAAGCTGCTAGAGAAAATTTTAGAGCCTTCTTTGTATTTCTAAGCATGTAGAAAAGACTGTAAGCAGCCTTCCATTTATACCTTCCCCATCTTGATCTGGTCCAGTTCTGCCAGGAATTGTGCGATGGGTTTCTCTCCCACCAGCCGCATGGCGGTCCCGATGGCTTCAAACGCTGCCTCACGCACATCTGGGGCAGTGTCACCTGTTCTCTGTATAACAGAGGGGCAAAAAGGCTTCATCAGGGATTCAAATGAAATCATTAGATTACATCAAAGGAATTGAAAAGAAGCTGAACTCTAAAATCTAATAACTGGGCTCTGGAAAGAAATAACATTAGTATCAAACACTGGACACGATAAGATTCTGTACAATAGTACAGCAGTACATATAAACTATATAAATGAGAAGTAAATCTCTGGGTTACTTACAGTGACCAGACTTGCACACATGGGTTTGAGGATGGCCTTGGGCACCTGAGCCGGGGTGCTTCTCTTCAGACAGCGGGTCAGGAACAGGGCCGTCTCTGCCTTGATGGACGGGTTCTTGTTATCCAATGCTGCCAGGTAATCCTCTGAGAAAGCTTGGAGAGTCGTCTTTGGGATAAAAATTTGTCAGAAATCAAGTGATCGTCATGAGACCATAAATTCATGAGAGGCAGTCTTGTTGACAGGTGACTGAGACACAAACTTTGTAGCATTGTGCATTGATTCAGTCTATACATCAGGAAACTGATCTTTGAAGTGTTGCAGAGATGTGCCCATAAAGCTATGTGAAAAGCACACAATGCTGGTTATTCTTGATGTCAAATCTGTCATTACAAAGAGAGTTTTCTATCAGTTTCATGTTGTGAAGTTGAGATTTTTGGATGGATAAGGTGAAATTTTTGTTCATTCCAAGAAGCAAACTTCTGTTCAAGACACAGACCTTGGACAACAGTAATCAAATTTACATTATGTAAGGAACagtttatgatgatgataaggtATAGCTCACTGAAAAAAGGTTGCTCTACTAtttatcaaaatacattgcTCTAAACTACCATGATTTGATAAGAACAGCTTGACTTACAGTGAGAAAGATAGCATCAATGGCTTCTCTCAGGGATGTCACCACGTTGACCTTCTTCTCTTTAAACTTCTCCAGGATGACCTTTATACACTGCACAGCGTACGGCGAGAACTTCTTACGCAGACCGTTGGCGAGTCCTGTCATACAGTTTCCCGCTACAGTCACCAACATCACATTGGAGTCTTTACCTACAGTCTGTGAGGGAAAAGTCAAAAGGTTATAAACTTTTACTACGTGACACCTACTGTGTGGAGAAGACCACTCAGAGGACTGATAAAACCTGGTCTGCATGGAATGGTTATCACTACAGACTGGTTTCTTAATACTTGTGTAAATGGAAAAAATTATCCAAGGGAAAATCACATTGGCCATGTGGTCCTTAAATAGTCATGGTGacttgtacaagtttgactatTTGGCAGGTAGTGCCAGTAAATGAAACTCAGGAACATACTGCTataaaaactgaaaacaaaatattgttcATAGCCATAACGTGCCTTTTGTAACTAGGCATGATCTAGATATCGGCTAAAACTACAGCTAGTTTTTCCCTAAAACTTCTTATTTTGCTATCTTAAGGACTTTGTTGTACTGTGCAGTCATAGCATATGGACAAACCTTAATGAGAATCCTGACAATGTCTCCGTAGTCCCCAGCCTCCAGTTTGGGGTTCTGACACAGCTTATGGAGGGCATCAAGAGCCTCCTTACGGATCTGCCACTTTTTGCTCTcctggaaaacaaaaacagaaaaaaatgtcatgcAATGCACTTAGTACACAGTCATCCATTAAAAGTGTAATTTGTAATATACTAATTGAACATATTAAGATCATATTTTTCAACATCATGGAAGATCATTCCAAAGTATTACAGCAAATATACCATATTGACTTATAACATTATCCTACTATTATATGATAAAGCAGAATAAATTGCTGTGACTGACCATACTCTCCTGAAAGTCCTTAGGAACCTTGGACAGGATTTCTACTGGATCTAAGAGTTCGTAGGGGTCAATTTCAGCCTGTGCCTCACTGTCATCATCTCCACCTGGAATAcacaacaacaccaaaacatCAGCAATGTATGGTAGCAAAactgcaaatactgtaaatgcattaaagttcgggggatttaattttgcggtagcgggaaaatggacctttcgtggtggttttaatttcgcggtagcaccatgcactgaagTCTCTCACTGCCATGAAAAGATGTTTGCGGttgttttaaattcgcggtgaagcagccgctgcaaaaaccaccgcgaaagtttctgcatttacagtaacttactgAGTAAGTACTACTTTCCACTGAGAATTCTTCATTGGAAGAAACCCTATTAGCAGTCATGATCACAACATGCTATAGGCCTGGCTGTTGTCAGAGGTTGAAAAATTAAATCTTAAAACATAAAatcaaaaaatattttcatgacatttcCTGAGCAAATATGGGACTGTTTTGCTTTCTAAGGAACTACGTTTTAACCAGTTTAAAACACCACATCATTTTCCTCTTTgaactatataatatatatgaatgtgaCTTGAGTCCCAAAGATGGAGCCAAccttcatcctcctcctcctccccatcTTCCTCAGCCTCCATCTTGGCCCTCAGGTCCTGTTGGGAGCGCAGGAACCTAGTCTGGCGAGCAGGCTTCTTGGGCAGCTTCTCCCACTCCTCTTCCAGCTCCTTCATCTGTTATCAAAACAAAGTTGTAATGACATGTAGCAGAAACGTGGTCATGGCAAGTAGATTGTATACATTCACATTTGCCCCTTTCTCCACAATCTCTTCTTTGCATTCATGGTTCTCATCCCACTAGTGTCTTACATGATGTTGTAAGATAATTCTGACATGGACTAATTTACAAGCTATGATCTTTACAGAAAATGTGTGAGAAGCAAATGaaatactacaagtacaaccatggCTTAACTTGGCACGTACCACTACAGGCTTGACTCCCTGCAGAGCAGTAACAAAGGCTGGACCGATCCATCTGTAGATCTCCAGACTCAGCTGTTTGGCCTCCTCTCGCACAGTTTTGTCCTTGTGCTCCAGTAATGGGGGCAGGGTTTTCACCACAGGTTTGATGGGCAGGATTTTGTTTCCAAAGCATCTAGAATAAACATTAACAACAGCTATGGTTTATCTAAAGAAGTTTCTCTTTTATTTAGCTACTCAAGGGTCCCAAATGAAACAGGACAATTCTAAAGAAAAAGGATTTATGTTCTTAATGTTTCATAAATCTGGATGCTACTATCATAAGCAATCTCAAGAAACCTGCACACAGTATCTCTTCTCTTACCTTAGACCCTCTGTAAGAACTTGAATGCAGGCTGCTACCACCTTGGGTTGCTTGTTGGTAAACCCCTTCATGATCTCTTCCTGTGTGACAATTATCACAGTTAACACTACATGAAACAAAGCTTAATAATTGATGACTAAAACATGACTGTCACTTCAGTAAAACCGTAGTAAAAGAACTGAGTAGGTTAAAGACCATTGATTATTCTAATTTGCTTTAGTTGACAAGATTTAAATGCTCAGTgaaatattttcataatctTATCAAGAGAAATCTGCCCACCTGGACTATGTCTTGTCTCTCTATCTCTATATACATCATGCAGATCTCCATTCCCTTTTCCTTTGTCTTAGGTCGTGCATTCAGGACCTTGGTCACAATGCCAGGGATGACTTCTCCTGCCGTCCTACGATCAAACATAATTTAACAGTAAGCTAGGAGAAAATTAGTGATAAATATAGGTGGCAAATTGCCAGTAAGCATCAATCTGACAATATGACATTAATATTCATATAATTCAATGTGCAATTTACTTGCAAACTTGCACCATTACAAGTAAGTCTAATGCCTAATCAAACATCTTGACAGATCTAACTTTAGATGATCATAATTCTTACTTCTTTGCATCCGCAGCATTCTCTACAAAAGCTAGCACAGCCTCCAGGCCTTTTTCCTGGGCGATTGCATTGTTGTCTGTCACAAACTTTTTCAACAAACCtggaacaaaataaaacattgctCGTGTTATTAGAAactatagatgtacatgtattaaaaaaaaacagtttgcttCTTTATCTGTATGCTTAGTTGACTTTTCCCAACTAGTTGGGGAGTAAACATATACTTTTATACAAACTGTAACAACATCAATAATCATACACTGAATCCTACGTCAACTCACATGACCTGTATGCTGAGAGAAGGTCTCACCTAGATATTTGGAGAACTCTGGTGATTTCTCGTTTGTCTGCTTTTGGAAGAGTTTGGTGGCCTCTTCGTACCCTGCCAAACGTGCCTTCCATACCTGCAAAAGGGCGAGAAAAGGATATCACTGACAATAGAAATTTCAAGTGCATCTTCTGCTACAAAGGCTGAACTACAACACAGCTATAGCTAAATGTAACATATGTGTCCATTATATTACTTGTTAATGTAGACAAATGAATTCATCCTTACTTTGTGTACACACTTGTCATCTGTGGGCAGCTTCCTCCATTCACTCTCATCGTCTGCCATGATTGCAATTTCTCAATAGTATCACTGTGAAACAAGGACAAAACAAGTCAAacttatatactagtatagaaAAACATGAAATCTTAACATTGTAGATTTTCTACACATTCCTTCTGAACTTGAATGAGTCATTTGTATTCAAATCCAGCTGCTGTCAGTGTTGTAATGTTCAAACAAGCATTACAGGCAGTCATCAGTATTCCCACTGAGGAAGTAATCACACCAGACCTGTTATTGGAAAGTCCCTTGTGTATGTATGCTGTATTTGGTGACTGTGACCAGAATTCATATGACAGCCccatgccatgaaaaaatgtgtCAGTAATTGACAAATATCAGGTCTGGGTCATGATGTCACAACCTCTTCTCCAAAGGGATGAAGGAAACAATTTGGTCTGACCAAGGAGTTTataataacctccttggtctgacccAAAACAAGGAccgtctccaggacctgtccatCTGTGTGTGCCAGAGCTGAAACTTGCTTGtcgggatggaaaaaaatttcactATTGGTCTGAAAAATCTGAGCATCTGTCATGAGCTTTAAATTACTTACAGTAAAATTTAACAACATGGGCTAACATACAGACATTGGCGGAAAAAAATACAGCTGGAGATGGCCCTACTCAAAATAGACTTATACAGTTCACTTCACACTtgaaaaaatacacatacatacgGACAAGACATCACGCATATAAAAATTGATGTAAGGGCAGTGCAGATGGGTGAAAAACCAACAGCACCATTATAAATGCTGAGAGCATACAAACCCCCTCACCCCTATAAAACACATACTGTATTGTCCCAACCCATGACATGCACCAGAGACAGGTGCCCTTTCTCTGGAGCATTCCAAATCAAAAACACATGCTGAATCCCAAGAGTGACTACTCACTTATTCTAACATTCCAGCTGCAGCATGTAGCAGTCAGGAGTTAGTCACTCCATATATGTCACATCATTACTTACATCACAGTGGCTACTAGTAAGGACGTGAAACAGTATTATGATCCACATAATGGTCAAATCACATCTTTCGTGTAAGAGAAGACTATTCCCTCTCATCAATAGGTATGGTGCGATTCTCGTAAAAGAATTAAACATGTATTGATGGTATTCTGCTATTCGTATACCTGCATATTTGCCTGGAACCCTTGGTAAGTGTCTGAAACACCCTCATCACAAAAAGGATGACGCAGTCTGAATACAGAAGTGCGGGACATATCATTTAAATAAAAGATTGGTCCCTGTACAGCATACCCcatatgtatacatgtctaCATTATGCTGTCTGACAGCTATGCAAATCATGAgggaacaaaatacataatcCTACTATAATCCTATCACAGGATATGGCCCAACATAAGGTatgaaattatgcaaaatgtaacaaaatgcaAGTGtataagaagaaaacaaattttgtagtatttttctaaaacatacattacatacatagcAGACCT
The sequence above is drawn from the Branchiostoma floridae strain S238N-H82 chromosome 4, Bfl_VNyyK, whole genome shotgun sequence genome and encodes:
- the LOC118413895 gene encoding cytoskeleton-associated protein 5-like isoform X6 encodes the protein MADDESEWRKLPTDDKCVHKVWKARLAGYEEATKLFQKQTNEKSPEFSKYLGLLKKFVTDNNAIAQEKGLEAVLAFVENAADAKKTAGEVIPGIVTKVLNARPKTKEKGMEICMMYIEIERQDIVQEEIMKGFTNKQPKVVAACIQVLTEGLRCFGNKILPIKPVVKTLPPLLEHKDKTVREEAKQLSLEIYRWIGPAFVTALQGVKPVVMKELEEEWEKLPKKPARQTRFLRSQQDLRAKMEAEEDGEEEEDEGGDDDSEAQAEIDPYELLDPVEILSKVPKDFQESMESKKWQIRKEALDALHKLCQNPKLEAGDYGDIVRILIKTVGKDSNVMLVTVAGNCMTGLANGLRKKFSPYAVQCIKVILEKFKEKKVNVVTSLREAIDAIFLTTTLQAFSEDYLAALDNKNPSIKAETALFLTRCLKRSTPAQVPKAILKPMCASLVTRTGDTAPDVREAAFEAIGTAMRLVGEKPIAQFLAELDQIKMGKIKDYSEKAEIIGGGKKPKPKEPAAAKEAPKKSGGPPSAWRKGAPGGPPKAAASQRPSTAPAKSKGGAGKGKGKKGATSSVSDKPEFQETALSDEEVAEKAGELFSAETLKQLESANWKERLAGMEDFAQAVKTMEPKTLPCQVIIKTIAKKGWKESNFQVLIAKFQLVKYVVENGKISHGVAKVCLTGLVEKVGDIKAGTVAKEALTALAEATALDYVSQGGVEMVFKQKNPKNQAETLNWLNQAIKDFGLKVSVKPFIQHLKTALAATNPAIRTAGINLIGVLSMYMGAQLRIFFEDEKPALLQQIDAEIEKMSGEKPPAPTRGLRKKSEGEEGGDEEGEEEEDQAAAINIEDLVPRTDVSERMRPELMNELGDKNWKVRKEALEKVSGILEEAKFITPSLGDLPSALKARLGDSNKILVINTLTICTTIATAMGPNIRQHVCVIGPGILQTLGDSKEHVRQAGLAALNAVVEQTGITPFMENEMMSDALRSTSPMLKIELFGWLAVKLMTVKTCPPDLINCLPMLYASLEDRNADVRKNAQAAVVPFMYHLGYEKMNRAVGKLSASSKTNVSAILEKARGEVPAKPSKKGKGKASSPPSDEGGSGSSAETRRPKTAPAKSKGGMAGSKKKGSNQSLADEDTGPPLMLNNEKKQRIKDEKTLKVLKWNFSSPESDHIEQLQKQLTTCVSKTVYTQFFHSDFKRHLAAMDTLIAAVKDQQEETVAQLDLLLKWITLRFFDTNTTVNMKALEYLTILFNTLAENEYRLLDIEANSFLPYLVIKVGDSKDVIRRDVRAILKIITKVYPASKIFPFLMDGVRSKNAKQRAECIEELGCLIEGYGLNVCQPTSAKALKEIATQIGDRDNSVRNATLNTLVQAYAICGEQLFKFVGRLTEKDQSMLEERIKRSGVLAKQAAGNRPTTAPPKISPGGMEDGNGDAKPGSKEEKAISFYRAYLTQLKQLHRQAQQGRPQTAPYKREFTLDLETIEGDEVTVSEPVLVDTENTVRELLEDPVNLPETRMRPPSPSMALLGNTTSSSSAVDYVISQVASSEVLTSVQALAQLDAVIQDEEKYEAITDHVDQLLIATLLQLRMAMSKHNDSYDSPEAQDIIKTYRCVLATLIALFQNLTLASQASKDILRDLFSVLITLLLDEHLPHYGDGPQVIRSVNVLVVKVIEKSDLTNCLTALIKLLHGCVASETSSPKFTDLTMKCIWKTTKMFPDVMSDASMDINMDKVLLDLHNFMKAFPTVSWKDRPSDMPLRTIKTVLHLLAMIKGNKIFSHMTLIDNPQDSEVEGYLKRVLKSSKGKSSAGQNKPKHNEQMNGTAEKEEAENMPEESSKPTPRKMNPRTNDMLAEIFKKIGNKENTKEGLADLYDFKKKHPEADITPFMKRTSQFFQNYIERGLKNIELEREGKIQPGSAVSHTDNQFQNGDNLPLAESFGSLDNRVSMDTDTATSKVIQETMSSATSYRERLKILRQRCGLENSAGDGPLPHAPPVSSQHVDRSKTAKDYPDVVPSPSESQLDLPPSILSGPPMDVPQPASISANVDDLKRRLERIKKSQSQNS